One genomic region from Gossypium hirsutum isolate 1008001.06 chromosome D13, Gossypium_hirsutum_v2.1, whole genome shotgun sequence encodes:
- the LOC107920277 gene encoding immune-associated nucleotide-binding protein 9: protein MMGGSAIDDDWEFTSPSNGIKTVVLVGRTGNGKSATGNSILGKKSFKSRASSSGVTSTCELQKTVLKDGQILNVIDTPGLFDFSAGSEFIGKEIVKCIDLAKDGIHSVLVVFSVRTRFSQEEEAALRSLQTLFGSKIVNYMILVFTGGDELEENEETLEDYLGRECPQPLKDILGLCGNRLVLFDNKTKDETKRVKQVQDLLTLVNMVIEQNGGQPYTDELFAELKKGATKLRDQQEVVAALKGYSKREISEFKEQIERSYEEQLMRITEMVESKLKETTVRLEQQLAEEQAARLKAEELAQLAQMKSNDEIRKLRENLERAQKETEELRKQAARCAIL, encoded by the exons ATGATGGGTGGAAGTGCAATAGATGATGATTGGGAGTTCACCTCTCCTTCCAATGGTATTAAGACTGTGGTTTTAGTTGGACGTACCGGCAATGGGAAAAGTGCAACTGGCAATAGCATTCTTGGAAAAAAATCCTTCAAATCAAGGGCTAGCTCATCTGGGGTTACTAGTACTTGTGAATTGCAGAAAACAGTGCTCAAAGATGGGCAAATTTTAAATGTCATTGATACTCCTG GGTTGTTTGATTTCTCAGCTGGATCTGAATTCATTGGAAAAGAAATTGTCAAATGTATTGATCTTGCCAAGGATGGAATCCATTCAGTTCTTGTTGTTTTCTCAGTTAGGACCCGCTTTTCGCAAGAAGAGGAAGCTGCATTGCGTAGTTTGCAGACTTTATTTGGTAGCAAAATTGTTAACTACATGATTTTAGTGTTTACTGGTGGGGATGAACTGGAAGAAAATGAGGAAACATTGGAAGATTATTTGGGTCGCGAGTGCCCGCAGCCATTAAAG GACATTCTAGGTCTTTGTGGAAACCGACTTGTACTTTTTGACAACAAGACTAAGGATGAAACCAAGAGAGTGAAACAAGTTCAGGATCTTCTCACACTTGTGAACATGGTCATAGAACAGAATGGTGGGCAACCATATACTGATGAGTTGTTTGCGGAACTGAAG AAAGGGGCAACTAAACTTCGTGATCAACAAGAAGTGGTTGCTGCTCTAAAGGGCTACTCCAAGCGAGAAATATCCGAGTTTAAGGAGCAGATTGAAAGATCATATGAAGAGCAGCTTATGCGAATTACTGAAATG GTTGAGTCAAAGCTGAAGGAGACGACTGTCAGGTTGGAGCAGCAGTTAGCAGAGGAGCAGGCAGCACGGCTGAAGGCGGAAGAGTTGGCGCAGTTAGctcaaatgaaatcaaatgatGAAATCCGGAAGCTTCGAGAGAATCTAGAAAGAGCACAGAAAGAGACAGAGGAGCTCCGCAAGCAAGCTGCTCGGTGTGCCATCCTGTGA